The following are from one region of the Paenibacillus bovis genome:
- a CDS encoding YfbR-like 5'-deoxynucleotidase, with the protein MGIHAYFRSLDDLERIIRCPGKFKFEQHSVSAHSWKVVQYAKTLADIEEMHGVSIDWKKLYEITSSHDYGEIFIGDIKTPVKHSSLELRSLLQKVEEGMIEHFIEENIPDDFKPIFRKQLHEGKDDSVEGMILQVADKMDQVYEAFSELQRGNTEKEFIAMYRNALVKIKHVDLHCVDYFLENILPDMVHEGTFSTIDIKRITEEALAL; encoded by the coding sequence ATGGGAATTCACGCCTATTTCCGCTCACTCGATGATCTGGAACGTATTATTCGCTGCCCGGGCAAATTCAAATTTGAACAGCACAGCGTGTCCGCCCACTCCTGGAAAGTGGTGCAATATGCCAAAACACTGGCAGATATCGAGGAAATGCACGGTGTCTCTATCGATTGGAAAAAACTATATGAGATTACAAGCAGCCATGATTATGGCGAGATTTTTATCGGTGATATCAAAACACCGGTCAAGCACTCTTCTCTCGAGCTGCGCTCCCTGCTGCAAAAAGTAGAAGAAGGCATGATTGAGCATTTTATCGAAGAAAATATTCCGGATGATTTCAAGCCGATTTTTCGCAAACAGCTGCATGAAGGCAAGGATGATTCGGTCGAAGGCATGATCCTGCAGGTCGCCGACAAAATGGATCAGGTCTACGAAGCTTTTTCGGAGCTGCAGCGCGGCAACACCGAAAAAGAATTTATCGCTATGTATCGTAATGCGCTGGTCAAAATCAAGCACGTCGATCTTCATTGTGTCGATTATTTTCTGGAAAATATTTTGCCGGATATGGTACATGAGGGCACATTTTCCACGATCGATATTAAGCGGATTACAGAGGAAGCACTGGCACTCTGA
- a CDS encoding LacI family DNA-binding transcriptional regulator: MSKFDEIIRLSGYSRATVSRVINHSRHVSPEAREKITDIMNQLNYVPNRNAVSLSTGQTHQIGIVMASTSEIVLSFLNQFVDIAMDYGFQTIIYTTRGDKENELRAFEDLRSKRVDGLVIVTCVNEPRLLKAYCEYGPIVSWQRMGSDEIPSVAMDQAEGYRLALEHLISRGYTRIANLFGRVESLNTQSRREAYEQFMQEHHLPVRTDWYRYSVFTPTDGEQALRQLAADAELPQAVLCANDYVAIGIQSEANKQGISIPDQLAIVGFDNTELADTLGITTIHNPIAEQATHAFCRLWAVLNKQQMESLLQPEPLKYKLIARQTT, encoded by the coding sequence ATGTCCAAGTTCGATGAGATTATTCGATTGTCCGGTTATTCCAGAGCAACGGTATCCCGGGTAATCAATCATTCGCGCCATGTGAGCCCGGAAGCGAGAGAGAAAATCACGGATATTATGAACCAGCTTAACTATGTGCCCAATCGGAATGCGGTCTCCCTGTCGACCGGGCAGACGCATCAGATCGGTATTGTGATGGCCAGTACAAGCGAGATTGTACTGTCATTTTTGAATCAATTTGTAGATATCGCCATGGATTACGGCTTTCAGACAATTATATATACGACACGCGGGGATAAGGAAAATGAACTGCGTGCTTTCGAAGACCTGCGCAGCAAAAGAGTCGATGGACTGGTAATCGTTACCTGTGTCAATGAACCCCGACTGCTCAAAGCCTACTGCGAGTATGGACCGATCGTCTCATGGCAGCGGATGGGCAGCGATGAGATTCCTTCTGTTGCCATGGATCAGGCGGAAGGGTACCGGCTTGCTCTGGAACATCTGATATCCAGGGGCTATACGCGGATCGCCAATCTGTTTGGCCGGGTGGAGAGCCTGAATACCCAGAGTCGGCGTGAAGCCTATGAGCAGTTTATGCAGGAGCACCATCTGCCGGTACGGACAGACTGGTACCGGTATTCGGTATTTACCCCAACCGACGGAGAACAGGCACTGCGTCAGCTGGCTGCAGATGCAGAGCTTCCTCAGGCGGTGCTGTGTGCCAATGATTATGTAGCGATTGGTATCCAATCCGAAGCGAACAAGCAGGGGATCTCTATCCCGGATCAGCTGGCGATTGTTGGTTTTGATAATACGGAGCTGGCGGATACCCTCGGAATTACGACTATCCATAATCCGATAGCCGAGCAGGCTACCCATGCTTTTTGCCGGTTATGGGCGGTACTGAACAAGCAGCAGATGGAATCGCTGCTGCAGCCGGAACCACTGAAATACAAGCTGATTGCCCGTCAGACCACCTGA
- a CDS encoding cell wall hydrolase, translating into MKKLPAFIASCACAVGITLMASPADAAVLTQGMRSGDVVQLQRQLAQHGFFHANTTGYYGSITTSAVKQFQRAHGLSADGVAGPATLSKLGGKRSGIVTASARVSSSSSNRVASYHANDKEAVDILAHVIYGEARGESFRGQVAVGAVVLNRVQSGQFPNTIWEVVMQPGQFTAVADGQYYLKPNQSAYNAARQALRGVDPTNGSLYYYNPRIATSQWSMRRPAVITVGQHIFTN; encoded by the coding sequence ATGAAAAAACTACCCGCTTTTATAGCATCCTGTGCCTGTGCTGTAGGCATTACACTGATGGCGTCACCCGCGGACGCTGCTGTCCTGACTCAGGGCATGAGAAGTGGAGATGTTGTTCAATTGCAACGGCAGCTTGCCCAGCATGGGTTCTTTCACGCGAATACAACAGGATATTATGGAAGTATCACTACTTCGGCAGTAAAACAATTTCAACGTGCGCACGGACTGAGTGCAGACGGCGTCGCTGGTCCGGCCACACTGTCCAAGCTGGGTGGTAAACGAAGCGGAATTGTAACTGCTAGTGCAAGAGTGAGCAGTTCCAGCAGCAACCGGGTGGCAAGTTATCATGCGAATGATAAGGAAGCAGTAGATATCCTGGCTCATGTCATTTATGGTGAAGCTCGCGGTGAATCTTTCCGTGGACAGGTAGCTGTTGGTGCAGTAGTACTGAATCGTGTTCAATCCGGCCAATTCCCTAATACGATCTGGGAAGTGGTTATGCAGCCGGGGCAATTTACGGCAGTAGCAGACGGCCAATATTACCTCAAACCAAATCAAAGTGCATATAACGCAGCGCGTCAGGCACTTCGTGGTGTTGATCCAACCAATGGATCTTTGTACTATTACAATCCACGTATAGCGACTTCGCAGTGGAGCATGAGACGTCCGGCTGTCATTACCGTGGGCCAACATATCTTTACCAACTAA
- a CDS encoding glycoside hydrolase family 1 protein, protein MSNSQNTTLNFPPGFLWGGAIAANQAEGAFDQYGKGWSTQDVAPKGVMGPITEAPTEDNMKLVGIDFYHRYKEDVKLFAEMGFKVFRTSIAWSRIFPKGDEQEPNEQGLQFYDDLFDECLQYGIQPLVTLSHYETPLHLSKEYDGWVNRKLIGFYERYAETVFRRYKDKVKYWLTFNEINSILEAPFMSGGIYTPKDQLSKQDLYQAIHHELVASASAVKLCHEIIPDAQIGCMILSMPTYPLTPNPDDVIAVMKSEHKNYFFGDVHARGKYPGYMKRYFRENGIEIQMESGDEEMLLNTVDFISFSYYVSICETADESKKQSGQGNLFSGVPNPHLEASEWGWQIDPQGLRYVLNMFYDRYQKPLFIVENGLGAVDELITGPDGEKTVEDDYRIQYLNDHLVQVAEAVEDGVEIMGFTSWGCIDVVSASSAQLKKRYGYIYVDRHDDGSGTMERYRKKSFHWYKEVIRTNGKSLKR, encoded by the coding sequence ATGAGTAACTCTCAAAATACCACGCTTAATTTCCCGCCAGGATTTCTGTGGGGCGGCGCGATTGCTGCCAACCAGGCCGAAGGTGCTTTTGATCAATACGGCAAAGGCTGGTCTACCCAGGATGTCGCTCCCAAAGGCGTAATGGGCCCAATCACCGAAGCACCTACCGAAGATAATATGAAACTGGTTGGCATCGACTTTTACCATCGCTACAAAGAAGATGTAAAGCTGTTTGCCGAAATGGGCTTCAAAGTATTCCGTACATCGATCGCCTGGTCCCGTATTTTCCCGAAAGGGGATGAACAGGAGCCGAACGAGCAGGGTCTGCAGTTTTATGATGATCTGTTTGACGAATGTCTCCAATACGGAATCCAGCCGCTGGTTACCCTGTCTCATTACGAGACTCCGCTGCATCTGTCCAAAGAATACGATGGCTGGGTCAATCGCAAGTTGATCGGGTTCTATGAGCGTTATGCCGAGACGGTATTCCGCCGGTATAAAGATAAAGTCAAATACTGGCTGACTTTTAACGAGATCAATTCGATTCTGGAAGCACCATTTATGAGCGGCGGGATTTATACGCCCAAAGATCAGCTCAGCAAGCAGGATCTGTATCAAGCGATCCATCATGAACTGGTAGCAAGCGCTTCGGCTGTGAAGCTCTGTCATGAGATTATTCCGGATGCACAGATCGGCTGCATGATCCTGAGCATGCCTACCTACCCGCTGACACCGAATCCGGATGATGTAATTGCCGTGATGAAATCCGAGCACAAAAACTACTTCTTCGGCGATGTGCATGCACGCGGTAAATACCCAGGCTACATGAAACGCTATTTCCGCGAGAATGGCATCGAGATCCAAATGGAAAGCGGCGACGAGGAAATGCTGCTGAACACGGTGGACTTTATTTCCTTCAGCTATTATGTCAGCATCTGCGAAACAGCTGATGAGAGCAAAAAACAGTCTGGACAGGGCAATCTGTTCAGCGGCGTACCGAACCCTCATCTGGAAGCCAGCGAATGGGGATGGCAGATCGATCCGCAAGGTCTGCGTTATGTACTGAATATGTTCTATGATCGCTACCAGAAGCCGCTGTTTATCGTGGAAAATGGTCTGGGCGCTGTCGATGAACTGATCACTGGTCCGGATGGAGAAAAAACCGTCGAAGACGATTACCGTATCCAGTACCTTAATGATCATCTGGTGCAGGTAGCCGAAGCTGTAGAAGATGGCGTAGAGATTATGGGCTTCACTTCCTGGGGCTGTATCGACGTAGTCAGTGCCTCTTCGGCCCAGCTCAAAAAACGCTATGGTTACATCTATGTAGATCGTCATGACGATGGATCAGGTACAATGGAACGTTATCGCAAAAAATCATTCCACTGGTATAAGGAAGTCATCCGCACCAACGGCAAAAGTCTGAAACGCTGA
- a CDS encoding DUF4272 domain-containing protein: protein MMKNAAIYSSIPDLKQLEEIMRTLYKDQKMTVKPDRTHIEVIQGGLFRKKTRKGFNIMTSQTEPAQFSAMIDGMGGFFYQVPAVNKQVQQKVLLKLSTLNMVIGIETEEDISEEFYGELLHIVRSLDGLLFWGGGQLLNGQGELVLDANGNSGVEDYIVTAHTSHLHNEFQITPTGESRKQRSNTYLEKQGIPINTTLPARLGDEQASRIRTRDQVAERAVAVCITAVKGECVGAGETAAATRELISQIIQQYKADRFFTAEEKAFIEQEQPGEDDVVRFSWRYEALWVLLWALGYIDSLEKPTQICDVPEAVSIVQQFDSFAAFRDGAQLRIASEILDAADLIYRYDWACVDSRVHQRPIPGGLDAGVVHERHYALNWLTGYLDQEWDDVRTDT from the coding sequence ATGATGAAAAATGCAGCCATTTACAGTTCCATACCGGACTTGAAGCAGCTGGAAGAAATAATGCGTACTTTGTATAAGGATCAAAAAATGACAGTAAAACCCGATCGAACCCATATCGAAGTCATCCAGGGTGGACTGTTCCGCAAAAAGACCCGAAAAGGATTCAATATCATGACCAGTCAGACCGAGCCTGCGCAGTTCAGCGCCATGATCGATGGGATGGGCGGATTTTTCTATCAGGTACCGGCTGTGAACAAGCAGGTGCAGCAAAAAGTATTGCTCAAACTGAGTACCCTCAATATGGTGATCGGTATCGAGACAGAAGAAGACATTTCGGAAGAGTTTTACGGAGAACTACTGCATATTGTTCGTTCGCTGGATGGGCTGTTGTTCTGGGGAGGCGGTCAATTGCTAAATGGTCAGGGAGAGCTGGTGCTGGATGCAAACGGCAATTCCGGTGTGGAGGATTATATCGTTACTGCGCATACGAGTCATTTGCATAACGAGTTTCAAATTACGCCGACTGGAGAGAGTCGCAAACAGCGCTCCAATACATATCTGGAAAAGCAGGGTATACCGATCAATACAACACTTCCGGCACGGCTGGGAGATGAGCAGGCCAGCCGGATTCGTACACGGGACCAAGTAGCAGAACGTGCAGTCGCTGTCTGCATTACTGCTGTCAAAGGAGAATGTGTCGGTGCAGGCGAGACTGCAGCAGCAACCCGGGAATTAATCAGCCAGATTATCCAGCAGTACAAGGCAGATCGCTTTTTTACCGCGGAGGAAAAAGCATTTATCGAGCAGGAGCAGCCGGGAGAGGATGATGTTGTGCGTTTCTCCTGGCGTTATGAAGCGTTGTGGGTACTGCTATGGGCACTCGGCTATATCGATTCACTGGAAAAGCCTACACAAATCTGCGATGTACCGGAAGCAGTATCGATTGTACAGCAGTTTGACAGTTTTGCCGCTTTTCGCGATGGCGCGCAATTGCGAATAGCATCCGAAATTCTGGATGCAGCCGATCTGATTTATCGATATGACTGGGCATGTGTGGACAGTCGGGTACATCAGCGACCGATTCCGGGCGGTCTGGATGCCGGTGTAGTGCATGAGCGGCATTATGCCCTGAACTGGCTGACCGGCTATCTGGATCAAGAATGGGATGATGTTCGAACCGATACCTGA
- a CDS encoding PilZ domain-containing protein: MITHNRRKTPFRYVLKEPVPFALHILQVNGKNVHSKPIQALLLDLSSAGCRLSVPVDIQADHQEIRVSIHMLLHEEPLYLEGRLKWNRTESGRYHYGVEIEFPPNGRDQLLRELRILASKNKIIIT, from the coding sequence ATGATAACACATAACCGCAGAAAAACCCCGTTCCGTTATGTATTAAAAGAACCTGTACCTTTTGCCCTGCATATTCTGCAAGTCAATGGCAAGAATGTTCATTCCAAGCCGATCCAGGCCCTACTGCTGGATCTGAGCAGTGCAGGCTGCCGCCTGTCCGTCCCTGTAGATATTCAGGCAGATCATCAGGAAATCCGTGTCAGCATCCATATGCTGCTGCATGAAGAACCGCTATATCTGGAAGGCCGTCTGAAATGGAACCGTACAGAATCTGGACGCTACCATTATGGAGTAGAGATCGAATTCCCGCCGAACGGACGCGATCAGCTGCTTCGTGAACTGCGCATTCTTGCCAGCAAAAACAAAATTATTATCACCTGA
- a CDS encoding SDR family NAD(P)-dependent oxidoreductase: MSETKSKVAVITGGGSGLGQSVAIKLAESGINISIVDISEKAGQETITLLKPYGINAIFIQADVSRAEDVKTYVDRTVEHFGTIDMFFNNAGISGPGTLFAENTIEQINQVVGINLLGGLYGIKYVLEVMLKQGGGSIVNTSSTAGLVGQATVGSYSATKHGVIGITRTIAVEYADKGIHINAIAPGTTETPMVRQYRLDNPETFQTVENAIPQRRLGQPEEIADLVAFLLSDRARYINGAVIPIDGGFTAQ; this comes from the coding sequence ATGAGTGAGACGAAGAGTAAAGTAGCTGTAATCACCGGTGGTGGCAGCGGACTGGGACAGTCTGTAGCTATCAAACTGGCGGAATCAGGCATCAATATCAGTATTGTTGATATTTCGGAAAAGGCAGGTCAGGAGACGATTACGCTGCTGAAACCATACGGCATCAATGCTATTTTTATTCAGGCAGATGTCAGCCGGGCTGAAGATGTCAAAACGTATGTAGATCGTACTGTAGAACATTTTGGTACCATCGATATGTTTTTTAATAACGCAGGTATTTCCGGACCCGGTACCCTGTTTGCAGAAAATACGATTGAGCAGATCAATCAGGTAGTCGGCATTAATCTGCTGGGCGGATTGTACGGCATCAAATATGTACTGGAAGTAATGTTGAAGCAGGGCGGCGGTTCGATAGTAAATACTTCGTCGACCGCCGGACTGGTAGGTCAGGCCACTGTCGGTTCTTATTCGGCCACCAAGCACGGTGTTATCGGAATCACGCGTACAATCGCTGTTGAATATGCCGATAAGGGTATCCATATTAATGCGATTGCTCCCGGTACTACCGAGACGCCGATGGTCCGGCAATATCGTCTGGATAACCCCGAGACCTTCCAGACTGTAGAAAATGCTATTCCGCAGCGTCGCCTGGGGCAACCCGAAGAGATCGCCGATCTGGTCGCTTTCCTGCTCAGTGACCGTGCCCGTTATATTAATGGCGCCGTCATCCCTATCGATGGCGGATTTACCGCTCAATAA
- a CDS encoding DUF1593 domain-containing protein, giving the protein MRKSKWVNMVLSVNLCVLLTSGISGQAIAASVPAENKNASLAAGQSVQQQKARTVITNDGEVDDMNSMLRFFLYANEVDLAGIVLTSSVYHYAGDPAKGIEPYRWTGTQWLTDMTNAYAQAYPNLSKHAGGYPTPDYIRSVIKIGNISYKGEMEQVTEGSEFLKKLFLDNDPRDLYVQTWGGTNTTARALKSIEEQYKGTDQWSTIQQKVSDKLVLYIILDQDDSYNDYIAKNWPDIRIINDQSNFWHFAYAWKMHTEAVNSKLHGAWNYENIQHNHGPLLNLYALMGDGKMIDGELAEEQRGSGSYLQNNPQYDRYDFISEGDSPSFFYLIDNGLRSMENPSYGGWGGRFGQVNDKLYRNNVLDYDVHTGRYESEYSLTRWFDDIQNDFAARADWAIASQYKDANHNPTLKVKEGLNLTAKQGQYITLHAIGSDPDGDQLSYRWWRYYEADTYNDSRVKPAAEEKDAVDGLLLGIHRPLAAGEKRNTIGLKNSNTPTVKFQIPKDAKSGDTIHMIAEVQDNGTHTLKHYQRVIITVK; this is encoded by the coding sequence ATGAGAAAAAGCAAGTGGGTCAACATGGTATTATCAGTGAATCTATGTGTACTGCTCACAAGTGGTATAAGCGGACAGGCGATAGCTGCATCAGTACCTGCCGAGAACAAGAACGCTTCGTTAGCTGCCGGACAATCTGTTCAGCAGCAGAAAGCACGAACGGTTATTACCAATGATGGTGAAGTAGATGATATGAACTCGATGCTGCGCTTTTTCCTGTATGCCAATGAAGTGGATCTGGCCGGCATTGTATTGACTAGCTCGGTCTATCATTATGCAGGTGATCCTGCGAAAGGAATTGAGCCTTATCGCTGGACCGGCACCCAGTGGTTGACCGATATGACCAATGCCTATGCACAGGCTTATCCCAACTTGAGCAAGCATGCCGGTGGTTATCCAACGCCAGATTATATTCGCAGCGTAATCAAGATTGGCAATATTTCATACAAGGGAGAGATGGAGCAGGTTACCGAAGGTTCCGAATTTCTGAAAAAGCTGTTCCTGGACAATGACCCGCGTGATCTGTACGTGCAGACATGGGGCGGTACCAATACAACAGCTAGAGCACTGAAATCGATTGAAGAACAATATAAAGGAACGGATCAGTGGTCCACTATTCAGCAGAAAGTCAGCGACAAGCTGGTATTGTACATTATCCTGGACCAAGACGACAGTTATAACGATTATATCGCCAAGAATTGGCCGGATATCCGTATCATCAATGATCAATCGAACTTCTGGCACTTTGCTTATGCCTGGAAAATGCATACCGAAGCTGTGAACAGCAAGCTGCATGGTGCATGGAACTACGAGAATATCCAGCATAATCATGGTCCGCTGCTGAATCTGTATGCCCTGATGGGTGACGGCAAAATGATCGATGGAGAACTCGCTGAAGAACAGCGCGGCAGTGGATCCTATTTGCAGAACAATCCGCAGTATGATCGGTATGATTTTATTTCCGAAGGGGACTCGCCATCGTTCTTTTACTTGATCGATAACGGACTGCGCAGTATGGAAAATCCAAGCTATGGCGGTTGGGGAGGCCGTTTCGGTCAGGTCAATGACAAGCTGTATCGTAACAATGTGCTCGATTATGATGTACATACTGGCCGCTATGAATCGGAGTATTCATTAACGCGCTGGTTTGATGATATCCAGAATGATTTTGCAGCCCGTGCAGATTGGGCAATTGCTTCACAATACAAAGATGCCAATCACAACCCCACGCTCAAAGTCAAAGAAGGATTGAATCTGACTGCCAAGCAGGGTCAGTATATTACACTGCATGCGATAGGCAGCGATCCGGATGGCGACCAGCTGAGTTATCGCTGGTGGCGTTATTATGAAGCAGATACGTATAATGATTCTCGCGTGAAGCCTGCTGCTGAAGAGAAGGACGCAGTAGATGGACTGCTGCTGGGTATTCACCGTCCGCTTGCGGCAGGCGAGAAGCGTAATACCATAGGGCTGAAAAACAGTAATACCCCGACCGTCAAATTCCAGATTCCCAAAGATGCCAAATCCGGTGATACGATCCATATGATCGCTGAAGTTCAGGATAACGGTACGCATACCCTCAAACATTATCAGCGGGTGATTATTACGGTAAAATAG
- a CDS encoding AraC family transcriptional regulator: MTTIDTDQRIRDRLQELAGEIERWTDQEGIQPTKIPSLTLIRNSEVTNAVHMIYEPAICLVAQGRKQVLLGQESYEYGPLDYFLVSVDLPISGQVIDADHEHPYLAVRLDLDPAQILQMVQETELQAAASPAKRALCVSRTDLGLTDAMLRLVRLLETPDHIDVLAPLLIREILYRIWQDQQGDILRQLAVTGSNTSRVAGVIKQIKQHYDQPLRIEELAAAASMSSSSLHRYFKEVTGMSPLQYQKQVRLQEARRLLLSEAADAAEVGYRVGYESPSQFSREYARLFGLPPISDIKRLRECPVVI; the protein is encoded by the coding sequence ATGACTACGATAGATACCGATCAGAGAATCCGTGATCGCCTGCAGGAGTTGGCAGGTGAGATTGAACGATGGACGGATCAGGAAGGAATTCAGCCGACAAAGATTCCATCCCTGACTCTGATTCGCAATAGTGAAGTGACCAATGCGGTGCATATGATCTACGAACCGGCGATTTGTCTGGTAGCTCAGGGGCGTAAGCAGGTGCTGCTGGGACAGGAGAGTTACGAATATGGCCCGCTGGATTATTTTCTCGTCTCGGTCGATCTGCCTATTTCCGGTCAGGTTATCGATGCGGATCATGAACATCCTTATCTGGCAGTCCGGCTGGATCTTGATCCGGCGCAGATTCTGCAGATGGTGCAGGAGACTGAACTGCAGGCTGCAGCATCCCCGGCAAAACGTGCGCTGTGTGTGAGCCGGACAGATTTGGGATTGACCGATGCAATGCTACGGCTGGTCAGACTGCTGGAAACGCCGGATCATATCGATGTACTGGCACCGCTGCTGATTCGCGAGATTCTGTATCGTATCTGGCAGGATCAACAGGGAGATATATTACGTCAGTTGGCAGTGACCGGCAGCAATACGTCCCGGGTTGCCGGAGTCATCAAGCAGATCAAGCAGCACTACGATCAGCCGCTGCGTATCGAGGAGTTGGCAGCAGCAGCCAGCATGAGCAGTTCTTCACTACATCGTTATTTCAAGGAAGTCACAGGTATGAGTCCACTGCAATACCAAAAGCAGGTACGGCTTCAGGAAGCGCGTCGCCTGCTGCTGTCAGAAGCCGCAGATGCAGCGGAAGTAGGCTACCGGGTCGGGTATGAGAGCCCATCTCAGTTCAGCCGCGAATATGCCCGGTTATTCGGTCTTCCGCCAATAAGCGATATCAAGCGGTTGCGTGAATGTCCGGTAGTCATATAG
- a CDS encoding SDR family oxidoreductase, translating to MSNLNRKVVVITGASSGIGEATARLLAAKGAHVVLGARRTERLEVITSEIEATGGSAAYMQLDVTRLEEMEQFIQFAVHTFGQVDVLLNNAGVMPLSTLEEIKVEEWNRMIDVNIRGVLHGIAAGLPLMKKQVNGHFINIASIGAYSVTPTAAVYCATKYAVKAITDGLRMETDSSIRVTLISPGVTESELADTISDEHARQAMKEYRRVSIPASAIANAILYAIEQPAEVDVSEMIIRPAASIH from the coding sequence ATGTCTAATTTGAATAGAAAAGTGGTAGTTATTACAGGGGCGAGCAGTGGAATCGGAGAAGCAACTGCTCGTCTGCTCGCTGCCAAAGGAGCACATGTTGTTCTGGGAGCTCGTCGTACCGAACGTCTGGAAGTGATCACTTCCGAGATTGAGGCTACCGGTGGATCAGCAGCTTATATGCAACTGGATGTCACCCGGCTGGAGGAAATGGAACAGTTTATCCAGTTTGCTGTCCATACTTTCGGACAGGTGGATGTACTGCTGAATAATGCAGGAGTCATGCCGCTCTCTACTCTTGAAGAGATCAAGGTCGAAGAATGGAATCGTATGATTGATGTGAATATACGTGGAGTACTGCATGGTATAGCAGCAGGATTGCCACTGATGAAAAAGCAGGTCAACGGCCATTTTATCAATATCGCATCTATCGGCGCCTACAGTGTTACGCCTACAGCAGCAGTCTACTGTGCGACCAAATATGCTGTCAAAGCGATTACAGATGGACTGCGCATGGAGACAGATTCCAGCATACGAGTCACGCTGATATCTCCGGGAGTCACCGAGTCGGAGCTGGCAGATACCATTTCCGATGAACATGCCCGTCAGGCAATGAAAGAGTATCGCCGGGTTTCGATTCCGGCATCGGCTATTGCCAACGCTATTCTGTATGCAATCGAGCAGCCTGCAGAAGTGGACGTAAGCGAGATGATCATCCGTCCGGCTGCCAGCATTCACTAA
- a CDS encoding Atu4866 domain-containing protein — translation MSQPPVSTHPYIGLWVTEDGNIRHELLPNGRYDEARGSITSAYTGSYTITGDHIDYIDDTGFTADGDFREDVLYHAGMILYRQQ, via the coding sequence ATGTCCCAACCACCTGTATCCACTCATCCGTATATCGGCCTATGGGTAACCGAAGATGGGAATATCCGTCACGAATTATTACCAAATGGACGCTATGATGAAGCCAGAGGATCGATTACTAGTGCTTATACAGGCAGTTATACGATAACCGGTGATCATATTGACTATATCGATGATACCGGTTTTACCGCTGACGGCGATTTTCGCGAAGATGTACTTTATCATGCCGGGATGATTCTTTACCGTCAACAGTAG